In a genomic window of Saccharothrix sp. HUAS TT1:
- a CDS encoding FAD-binding protein, giving the protein MPHLPLVTDLPLVTDDDALDWAADDFGHVVRGRPVGVLRATRADDVVAAVRFGRARGLAVVPRAEGHSTGGQAQAPGGVVLDLRGLAAVHEVTSERVVVDAGARWRDVLTATAALGATPPVLTDYLDLSVGGTLSVGGIGGASHHFGAQTDNVLELDAVTPDGTRVTCSPTRHRELFDALRAGRGRHGVIVRATLRLAPAPTHARCFRLRYDSLADFLHDQRVLVRERRFDHLEGRARPDGAGRWAFRVDGVAHFTGSPPDERLLVGLRDRRSAAEVCTSTYRRFANRMADDVAQLRALGPWGRPHPWLTVLLPDDAAEAVLAGTFAELTPEAIGGTGVVLVYPLARDRFRTPALRLPDSPVSFLLGLLRTADSAAALSGALAHNRVVRRRALAAGGVHYLP; this is encoded by the coding sequence GTGCCCCACCTCCCGCTGGTGACCGACCTGCCGCTGGTGACCGACGACGACGCGCTGGACTGGGCCGCCGACGACTTCGGGCACGTCGTGCGCGGCCGTCCGGTCGGCGTGCTGCGGGCCACCCGCGCCGACGACGTGGTGGCCGCCGTCCGGTTCGGCCGGGCGCGCGGGCTCGCCGTCGTGCCGCGGGCGGAGGGGCACTCGACGGGCGGGCAGGCGCAGGCGCCCGGCGGCGTCGTGCTGGACCTGCGCGGGCTCGCCGCCGTGCACGAGGTGACGTCGGAGCGCGTCGTCGTGGACGCGGGGGCGCGGTGGCGGGACGTGCTGACGGCGACGGCGGCGCTCGGCGCGACGCCGCCGGTGCTGACCGACTACCTCGACCTGTCGGTGGGCGGGACGCTGTCCGTCGGCGGCATCGGCGGCGCGAGCCACCACTTCGGCGCGCAGACCGACAACGTGCTCGAACTCGACGCCGTCACCCCGGACGGCACGCGGGTGACGTGCTCGCCGACCCGGCATCGCGAGCTGTTCGACGCGCTGCGCGCGGGTCGCGGCCGGCACGGCGTCATCGTGCGCGCCACGCTGCGGCTGGCGCCCGCGCCCACCCACGCCCGCTGCTTCCGGCTCCGGTACGACAGCCTGGCGGACTTCCTGCACGACCAGCGCGTGCTCGTGCGCGAACGCCGGTTCGACCACCTGGAGGGGCGGGCCAGGCCGGACGGGGCGGGCCGGTGGGCGTTCCGGGTGGACGGCGTCGCCCACTTCACCGGGTCGCCGCCGGACGAGCGGCTGCTGGTCGGCCTGCGCGACCGGCGGTCGGCCGCCGAGGTCTGCACGTCGACGTACCGGCGCTTCGCCAACCGGATGGCCGACGACGTCGCGCAGCTGCGCGCGCTCGGCCCGTGGGGGCGCCCGCACCCCTGGCTCACCGTGCTGCTGCCCGACGACGCCGCCGAGGCGGTGCTGGCCGGGACGTTCGCCGAGCTGACCCCGGAGGCGATCGGCGGGACCGGCGTGGTGCTCGTCTACCCCCTGGCGCGCGACCGCTTCCGCACGCCCGCGCTGCGCCTGCCCGACAGCCCGGTCTCGTTCCTGCTCGGCCTGTTGCGCACCGCCGACTCGGCCGCGGCCCTGTCCGGCGCGCTGGCCCACAACCGCGTCGTCCGGCGACGTGCCCTGGCCGCCGGCGGCGTCCACTACCTGCCCTGA
- a CDS encoding alpha/beta fold hydrolase produces MTPEIPSFTRQRVTVADGVALNAAVGGSGSPVVLLHGFPQTHLMWRHVAADLAADHTVICPDLRGYGDSDKPVDADGRAYAKRAMAADVVALARALGHDRFALAGHDRGALVAVRAGLDHPDAVTHLASLDVLPTLDMWDVMHGVTAAVGFHLYLMAQPPGLPEAVIGASADAFFGHFLDRWAVDPAAIPADVRAEYLRASREAVPSIVADYRASATVDVEHDLVDREAGNRLRMPVTVLQQDWGAALGFDAAARWREWAPDLEHRTVTCGHFMAEESPAEVVGALRDLLAR; encoded by the coding sequence ATGACCCCGGAGATCCCCTCGTTCACCCGCCAGCGCGTCACCGTCGCCGACGGCGTGGCGCTCAACGCCGCCGTCGGCGGCTCGGGCAGCCCCGTCGTCCTGCTGCACGGCTTCCCGCAGACCCACCTGATGTGGCGGCACGTCGCCGCCGACCTGGCCGCCGACCACACCGTCATCTGCCCCGACCTGCGCGGCTACGGCGACAGCGACAAGCCGGTCGACGCCGACGGCCGCGCCTACGCCAAGCGCGCCATGGCCGCCGACGTGGTCGCCCTGGCCCGCGCCCTCGGGCACGACCGCTTCGCGCTGGCGGGCCACGACCGGGGCGCGCTGGTCGCCGTCCGCGCCGGCCTCGACCACCCGGACGCGGTCACCCACCTGGCCTCGTTGGACGTCCTGCCGACGCTGGACATGTGGGACGTCATGCACGGCGTCACGGCCGCCGTGGGCTTCCACCTCTACCTGATGGCCCAGCCGCCCGGCCTGCCCGAAGCGGTGATCGGCGCCTCGGCGGACGCGTTCTTCGGCCACTTCCTCGACCGCTGGGCCGTGGACCCGGCCGCGATCCCGGCCGACGTCCGCGCCGAGTACCTGCGGGCGTCCCGCGAGGCGGTCCCCTCGATCGTCGCCGACTACCGGGCGTCGGCCACCGTGGACGTCGAGCACGACCTGGTCGACCGGGAGGCCGGGAACCGGCTGCGGATGCCGGTGACCGTGCTCCAGCAGGACTGGGGCGCGGCCCTCGGCTTCGACGCCGCCGCCCGGTGGCGGGAGTGGGCGCCCGACCTGGAGCACCGCACCGTCACGTGCGGCCACTTCATGGCCGAGGAGTCGCCCGCCGAGGTGGTGGGGGCGCTGCGCGACCTGCTCGCCCGGTGA
- a CDS encoding BTAD domain-containing putative transcriptional regulator — translation MVRFGVLGPLEVVDERGPVDLRGARHRAVLARLLVARGRVVPVERLVDDLWEEAPASALGAVRTFVGAVRKALEPDRPPRTPSRLLVTVPPGYALRADEVDAWRFEAAVAEAARLPAGAAHALLDEALGRWRGPAFAEFADLPWARAEAARLEEARLLAVERRAGAALEVGRAAESAPDLRAHVAAHPLREDGHRLLALALYRTGRQGEALATLRQAREVLRAELGVDPGPGLRRLEADVLAQSPDLDAPLPGLGTSPPGLGTSPPPDLAALPPGRDTPSPPSLGTSPLPGLDAPPPRPTAAHPFVGRARELAELERAAGSASAGRPRLALVSGAAGAGKTALVGALADRLATAGWTTALAACPELPGAPSAWPWDQVREALRLPPAPEPPPDDPVAARFHRRRAIGAQLATRAPLLLVLDDVHWADEETLALLTSLAVDPDAGRLLVVATYRSTELSATLTEALGRAARAEPARVHLAGLSEPEVRQLVEAVTDRRPTSADARAIHARSAGNPFFVRELTRLWETDPALRTVPAGVRDVIRHRLAQLPEPARAHLRQASVLGQDVDLDVLIRLVGDEDAVLDSVESALRAGFLVEPEPNRARFAHALVHEALYEDIAQARRARWHAAAADVIERTRPDDVDAIAHHLLSSGALAPPARAAHHARLAAERAEQRFAPHRAAALWREVLARSEHVGPRERLEAVTGLVRALAVTGDLDQARRRRAEAIVATAGDPVLTARTIGAFDVPAIWTTNDDEDLSAGLVAAAEHALADLPPDHPAERARLLITIAMERRADAGRRGLAAAREAEAIARDLDDPALLAMALNGRFLQAFHRAGLAPDRARIGAELLDLAQRHGLVTFEVLGHLIGVQAGAALADLAVADRHAAAADALAERHDLPLVGVFTAWYGALRLAVTGRRDEARTAYRAAATRLAGAGMPGVERGILPLALLSLGDRPDVELRDADWGPYEPWALTGGDPAGIPDSPHDLLLEARTCLHAVAAVRAGDRATAQRLYTRLLPAAAELAGAGSGLVSFGPTARHLADLATALGRHDRAEAHHRQAQTVHNRLKL, via the coding sequence ATGGTGCGTTTCGGTGTGCTGGGGCCGCTGGAGGTCGTGGACGAGCGCGGGCCGGTCGACCTCAGGGGTGCGCGGCACCGGGCCGTGCTGGCGCGGCTGCTGGTCGCCAGGGGCCGGGTCGTGCCGGTCGAGCGGCTGGTCGACGACCTGTGGGAGGAAGCGCCGGCCAGCGCGCTCGGCGCGGTGCGGACGTTCGTCGGCGCGGTCCGCAAGGCGCTCGAACCGGACCGCCCGCCCCGGACGCCGTCCCGGCTGCTGGTGACCGTGCCGCCGGGGTACGCGCTGCGGGCCGACGAGGTGGACGCCTGGCGGTTCGAGGCGGCGGTGGCGGAAGCGGCCCGGCTGCCCGCCGGGGCGGCGCACGCGCTGCTGGACGAGGCGCTGGGCCGGTGGCGCGGTCCGGCGTTCGCGGAGTTCGCCGACCTGCCCTGGGCGCGGGCCGAGGCGGCCCGGCTGGAGGAGGCGCGGCTGCTGGCCGTGGAGCGGCGGGCCGGCGCGGCGCTGGAGGTGGGGCGGGCGGCCGAGTCGGCGCCGGACCTGCGGGCCCACGTGGCGGCGCACCCGCTGCGGGAGGACGGCCACCGGCTGCTGGCGCTGGCGCTGTACCGGACCGGGCGGCAGGGCGAGGCGCTGGCGACGTTGCGGCAGGCGCGCGAGGTGCTGCGGGCGGAACTCGGCGTCGATCCCGGACCCGGCCTGCGGCGGCTGGAAGCGGACGTCCTCGCCCAGTCGCCGGACCTCGACGCCCCGCTGCCGGGCCTCGGGACTTCGCCACCGGGCCTCGGGACTTCGCCGCCGCCGGACCTCGCCGCCCTGCCTCCGGGCCGCGACACCCCATCGCCGCCGAGCCTCGGCACCTCACCCCTGCCAGGCCTGGACGCCCCGCCGCCCCGGCCAACCGCCGCGCACCCGTTCGTCGGCCGCGCGCGGGAGCTGGCCGAGCTGGAGCGGGCGGCCGGGTCGGCGTCGGCCGGGCGGCCCCGGCTGGCGCTGGTCTCCGGCGCCGCCGGCGCGGGCAAGACGGCACTGGTCGGCGCCCTGGCCGACCGGCTCGCGACCGCCGGGTGGACCACCGCCCTCGCCGCGTGCCCCGAACTGCCCGGCGCGCCGTCCGCCTGGCCGTGGGACCAGGTCCGCGAAGCGCTCCGCCTGCCACCCGCCCCCGAGCCGCCCCCGGACGACCCCGTCGCGGCCCGGTTCCACCGGCGCCGGGCGATCGGCGCCCAGCTGGCCACCCGCGCGCCGCTCCTGCTGGTCCTCGACGACGTGCACTGGGCCGACGAGGAAACCCTGGCCCTACTCACCTCCCTGGCCGTCGACCCGGACGCGGGCCGGCTGCTGGTCGTCGCCACCTACCGCTCGACCGAGCTGTCCGCGACCCTCACCGAAGCCCTCGGCCGGGCCGCCCGCGCCGAACCGGCCCGCGTCCACCTCGCCGGCCTGTCCGAACCCGAGGTGCGGCAGCTGGTCGAGGCCGTCACCGACCGGCGGCCGACGTCCGCCGACGCGCGCGCGATCCACGCCCGCAGCGCCGGCAACCCGTTCTTCGTCCGCGAGCTGACCCGGCTCTGGGAGACCGACCCGGCGCTGCGCACCGTCCCCGCCGGCGTCCGCGACGTCATCCGCCACCGCCTGGCGCAGCTCCCCGAACCCGCCAGGGCGCACCTGCGCCAAGCGTCCGTGCTCGGCCAGGACGTCGACCTCGACGTGCTGATCCGGCTCGTCGGCGACGAGGACGCCGTGCTGGACTCCGTCGAGTCGGCCCTGCGCGCGGGCTTCCTGGTCGAACCGGAGCCGAACCGCGCGCGGTTCGCCCACGCGCTCGTCCACGAAGCGCTGTACGAGGACATCGCCCAGGCCCGCCGCGCCCGGTGGCACGCAGCCGCCGCCGACGTCATCGAGCGCACCCGTCCCGACGACGTCGACGCGATCGCCCACCACCTCCTGAGCTCCGGCGCCCTGGCGCCACCCGCCCGCGCCGCGCACCACGCCCGCCTCGCCGCCGAACGGGCCGAACAGCGGTTCGCGCCGCACCGGGCGGCGGCGCTGTGGCGGGAGGTGCTGGCCCGGTCCGAGCACGTGGGGCCGCGCGAACGCCTCGAAGCCGTGACCGGCCTGGTGCGGGCCCTGGCCGTGACCGGCGACCTGGACCAGGCGCGGCGGCGCCGGGCGGAGGCGATCGTCGCGACCGCCGGCGACCCGGTGCTCACCGCCCGCACGATCGGGGCCTTCGACGTGCCCGCCATCTGGACCACCAACGACGACGAGGACCTGTCCGCCGGCCTCGTCGCCGCCGCCGAGCACGCGCTCGCCGACCTGCCGCCCGACCACCCGGCCGAACGCGCCCGGCTGCTGATCACCATCGCGATGGAGCGCCGGGCCGACGCGGGCCGGCGCGGACTGGCGGCGGCCCGGGAAGCCGAGGCGATCGCCCGCGACCTGGACGACCCGGCGCTGCTCGCGATGGCCCTCAACGGCCGGTTCCTGCAGGCGTTCCACCGGGCGGGCCTGGCGCCCGACCGGGCCCGGATCGGGGCGGAGCTGCTGGACCTCGCCCAACGGCACGGCCTGGTGACGTTCGAGGTGCTGGGCCACCTGATCGGGGTCCAGGCCGGGGCCGCGCTGGCCGACCTGGCCGTCGCGGACCGGCACGCGGCGGCGGCCGACGCGCTCGCCGAACGCCACGACCTGCCGCTGGTCGGCGTGTTCACCGCCTGGTACGGCGCGCTGCGACTGGCCGTCACGGGACGCCGGGACGAGGCGCGGACCGCCTACCGCGCCGCCGCGACGAGGCTCGCCGGGGCCGGGATGCCCGGGGTGGAGCGGGGAATCCTGCCGCTCGCGCTGCTGAGCCTCGGCGACCGGCCCGACGTCGAGCTGCGCGACGCCGACTGGGGCCCGTACGAACCGTGGGCGCTCACCGGGGGCGACCCCGCCGGGATCCCGGACTCGCCGCACGACCTGCTGCTCGAAGCCAGGACCTGCCTGCACGCCGTGGCCGCCGTCCGGGCCGGCGACCGGGCGACCGCGCAACGCCTCTACACCCGCCTGCTCCCGGCCGCCGCCGAACTGGCCGGCGCGGGCAGCGGCCTGGTCTCCTTCGGTCCCACCGCCCGCCACCTGGCCGACCTCGCCACCGCTCTGGGCAGGCACGACCGCGCCGAAGCCCACCACCGCCAGGCGCAGACCGTCCACAACAGACTGAAGCTGTGA
- a CDS encoding DoxX family protein, protein MNTALWIVTGLLAAAYFLGGAGKLVIPKAKIVATGRGARWAEGFSSAGVKTIGALEVLAALGLVLPAVLGTAPVLVPLAALGLVLIMIGASVVRFRRREFTLLAVDLVYLALAAFVAWGRLGPAPFTTG, encoded by the coding sequence ATGAACACCGCACTGTGGATCGTCACCGGACTGCTCGCGGCCGCCTACTTCCTCGGCGGCGCGGGCAAGCTCGTCATCCCGAAGGCGAAGATCGTCGCCACCGGCCGCGGCGCCCGGTGGGCCGAGGGCTTCAGCAGCGCCGGCGTCAAGACCATCGGGGCGCTCGAAGTCCTGGCCGCGCTCGGCCTGGTCCTCCCCGCCGTCCTCGGAACAGCGCCGGTCCTGGTGCCGCTGGCCGCCCTCGGCCTCGTGCTGATCATGATCGGCGCCTCGGTCGTCCGCTTCCGCCGCCGGGAGTTCACGCTGCTGGCGGTGGACCTGGTCTACCTCGCGCTGGCCGCGTTCGTGGCGTGGGGCCGCCTCGGACCGGCGCCCTTCACCACCGGGTGA
- a CDS encoding MFS transporter, which produces MTGAARGVAVAFGLNGVAVASWFARVPAARDALDLDPGALGLLLLAMSAGATLAMLTAGEVTHRLGTRRAVRASATGVALGLVLAGAAIGVWPSPTAAAVGLFLLGCGSGTCNVAMNVEAAAVERLVGRTVMPRFHAVWSLGTVAAAGSAALAAWAGLSVTAHLATVAVVTLAGTVAAARGFRHGDTAGNSRSGVLRAWREPRTLLIGLLVLVLAFTEGAANDWVAVAFVDGHAFGPAAGAAVFGVFVTTMTFGRVVGTVALDRWGRTPVLVATMLLAAVGAAVAVLGGSPVVAVAGVALWGLGTSLGFPVGMSAAADEEGRAAARVSVVAVIGYTAFLAGPPVVGLLGDEVGVLRALLVVPLLLVPALALVPVLRSRPGQPAAAGGATTSG; this is translated from the coding sequence ATGACGGGGGCAGCACGAGGGGTGGCGGTGGCGTTCGGCCTCAACGGTGTCGCGGTGGCCTCCTGGTTCGCCCGCGTCCCGGCCGCCCGCGACGCGCTCGACCTCGACCCCGGCGCGCTCGGCCTGCTCCTGCTGGCCATGTCGGCGGGCGCGACGCTCGCCATGCTGACCGCCGGCGAGGTCACCCACCGGCTCGGCACCCGCCGCGCGGTCCGCGCGTCGGCCACCGGCGTCGCGCTCGGCCTCGTGCTCGCGGGCGCGGCGATCGGGGTCTGGCCCTCCCCCACCGCGGCGGCGGTCGGCCTGTTCCTGCTCGGTTGCGGCTCGGGCACCTGCAACGTCGCCATGAACGTCGAAGCGGCGGCGGTCGAGCGGTTGGTGGGGCGCACCGTCATGCCCCGCTTCCACGCCGTCTGGAGCCTGGGCACGGTCGCCGCCGCCGGGTCGGCCGCCCTGGCCGCCTGGGCGGGTCTGTCGGTGACCGCGCACCTGGCGACCGTCGCCGTCGTGACGCTGGCGGGCACGGTCGCCGCCGCACGCGGTTTCCGCCACGGCGACACCGCGGGCAACAGCAGGAGCGGTGTGCTGCGGGCCTGGCGCGAGCCGCGCACCCTGCTGATCGGGTTGCTGGTGCTGGTGCTGGCGTTCACCGAGGGCGCCGCGAACGACTGGGTGGCGGTGGCGTTCGTGGACGGTCACGCGTTCGGCCCGGCGGCGGGCGCGGCGGTGTTCGGGGTGTTCGTGACCACGATGACGTTCGGGCGGGTGGTGGGCACGGTCGCGCTGGACCGCTGGGGGCGAACGCCGGTGCTGGTGGCGACCATGCTGCTGGCGGCCGTCGGCGCGGCGGTGGCGGTGCTGGGCGGTTCGCCGGTGGTCGCCGTGGCCGGGGTGGCGCTGTGGGGGTTGGGCACGTCGCTGGGTTTCCCGGTGGGCATGAGCGCGGCGGCCGACGAGGAGGGCCGGGCGGCGGCCAGGGTGAGCGTGGTGGCGGTGATCGGGTACACCGCGTTCCTGGCCGGGCCGCCGGTGGTCGGTCTGCTGGGTGACGAGGTCGGTGTGCTGCGGGCGTTGCTGGTCGTGCCGCTGCTGCTGGTGCCCGCCCTCGCCCTGGTCCCGGTCCTCCGGTCACGACCGGGTCAGCCCGCGGCGGCCGGCGGCGCGACGACGTCCGGGTAG
- a CDS encoding LacI family DNA-binding transcriptional regulator: MAAKRREATLADVARRAEVSPATASRVLSGQGPASPSARHRVTAAARALAYVPNAAARALATRRGPRIAVAVGGRTADVLNDPYVARVLAATAATAATREVGASLHWLPLDDPAELGRLVENRGIGGIVVVNPTPSLLAVVPRAARGRVTAIGQGSRDVPSFDVDNATATTRVIEHLLTTGRRRIAMITGPSWLPCTHRALTAYQRTLSAAGLPARPIEGNFTATRAESATTDLLARWPDTDAVFALGDLSALGTLTALRRAGVDVPGDIAVAGFDDIPYATLSHPTLTTTTNPVETLATAATTSLLDRRPTPPLTFYPSTLVLRDSA, encoded by the coding sequence GTGGCGGCGAAGCGGCGTGAGGCGACGTTGGCGGACGTGGCGCGACGGGCCGAGGTGTCCCCGGCGACCGCGTCCCGCGTGCTCAGCGGCCAGGGACCGGCCTCACCGTCCGCCCGCCACCGCGTCACCGCCGCCGCCCGCGCCCTCGCCTACGTCCCGAACGCCGCCGCCCGCGCCCTGGCCACCCGCCGCGGACCCCGGATCGCCGTCGCCGTCGGCGGCCGAACCGCCGACGTGCTGAACGACCCCTACGTCGCCCGCGTCCTAGCCGCCACCGCCGCCACCGCTGCCACTCGCGAGGTCGGCGCATCCCTCCACTGGCTGCCGCTGGACGACCCGGCCGAACTGGGGCGGCTGGTGGAGAACCGGGGCATCGGCGGCATCGTGGTCGTCAACCCGACGCCGTCACTGCTCGCCGTGGTGCCCCGCGCGGCCCGGGGCCGCGTCACCGCCATCGGCCAGGGCTCCCGCGACGTGCCGTCGTTCGACGTGGACAACGCCACCGCCACCACGCGCGTCATCGAACACCTGCTGACCACCGGCCGCCGCCGGATCGCCATGATCACCGGCCCCTCGTGGCTCCCGTGCACCCACCGCGCCCTGACGGCGTACCAGCGCACCCTGTCCGCCGCCGGCCTGCCCGCCAGACCGATCGAGGGCAACTTCACCGCCACCCGCGCCGAATCCGCCACCACCGACCTCCTGGCCCGCTGGCCGGACACCGACGCCGTGTTCGCCCTGGGCGACCTCTCCGCCCTCGGCACCCTGACCGCCCTCCGCCGCGCGGGCGTCGACGTCCCGGGCGACATCGCCGTAGCCGGCTTCGACGACATCCCCTACGCCACCCTGAGCCACCCCACCCTGACCACCACGACCAACCCCGTCGAAACCCTCGCCACCGCCGCGACCACCAGCCTGCTCGACCGCCGCCCCACGCCCCCGCTGACCTTCTACCCGTCCACGCTGGTGCTGCGCGACAGCGCCTGA
- a CDS encoding carbohydrate ABC transporter permease: MKRVIWHVGALALLAVVLYPIVWVAAATFKPSEAIVGSLRLLPTEPTFANYERVFEGVVGIGVGRFFWNSAVLAVLSVVGTVASSALAAYAFARLRFRGRTVLFSVMIGTLLLPFHVLIIPQYVVFQNLDLVDTYVPLLAGKFLASEAFFVFLIVQFIRQLPRELDESAKIDGANHWSVFWHVILPLCRPALITTAIFTFIWSWNDFFGPLIYLSTPDKYPLPLALQLFIDESTGSDFGALMAMSMLALVPVILFFLFFQRFLVEGVSTSGLKG, encoded by the coding sequence GTGAAGCGGGTGATCTGGCACGTCGGCGCGCTGGCGCTGCTGGCGGTCGTGCTGTACCCGATCGTGTGGGTGGCGGCGGCGACGTTCAAGCCGTCCGAGGCGATCGTGGGCAGCCTGCGGCTGCTGCCGACCGAACCGACGTTCGCGAACTACGAGCGGGTGTTCGAGGGCGTGGTCGGGATCGGCGTGGGCCGGTTCTTCTGGAACTCGGCGGTGCTGGCGGTGCTGTCGGTGGTCGGCACGGTGGCGTCGTCGGCGCTGGCCGCCTACGCGTTCGCCCGCCTGCGCTTCCGCGGTCGGACGGTGCTGTTCTCGGTGATGATCGGCACCCTGCTGCTGCCGTTCCACGTGTTGATCATCCCGCAGTACGTGGTGTTCCAGAACCTCGACCTGGTCGACACCTACGTGCCGCTGCTGGCGGGGAAGTTCCTGGCGTCGGAGGCGTTCTTCGTCTTCCTGATCGTCCAGTTCATCCGCCAGCTGCCGCGCGAGCTGGACGAGTCGGCGAAGATCGACGGGGCGAACCACTGGAGCGTGTTCTGGCACGTCATCCTGCCGCTGTGCCGGCCGGCGCTGATCACGACGGCGATCTTCACGTTCATCTGGAGCTGGAACGACTTCTTCGGGCCGCTGATCTACCTGAGCACCCCGGACAAGTACCCGCTGCCGCTGGCGCTGCAGCTGTTCATCGACGAGTCGACGGGGTCGGACTTCGGGGCGCTGATGGCGATGTCGATGCTGGCGCTGGTGCCGGTGATCCTGTTCTTCCTGTTCTTCCAGCGGTTCCTGGTGGAAGGTGTGTCGACGTCGGGGCTGAAGGGGTGA
- a CDS encoding carbohydrate ABC transporter permease, with translation MSRATIAPERESREVAAGQAGPAKRTRLPGDGLAGYLFLSPWIIGIVLLTLGPMVTSLYLSFTDYDLFNSPNWVGLENYQRMFTDARWLRSVQVTALYVLLAVPIKLAAALGVAILLNGKRAGQGFYRAAFYGPSLIGGSVGVAIVWKMMFSDDSVVDQLLLRVGVDTGGWAGNPDFSLMMLVLLATWQLGAPMVIFLAGLKQVPRELYEAAEVDGAGRARRFWSITLPMISPVLFFNLLLETINAFQVFTSAYVVGGPNGQPAGSTLFYTIYLFDRGFGDYRMGYASAMAWMLLLGVGLVTVFLFRTARGWVFYSGDSGDRK, from the coding sequence GTGAGCCGGGCGACGATCGCGCCCGAGCGCGAGTCCCGCGAGGTCGCGGCGGGGCAGGCGGGTCCGGCCAAGCGGACCCGCCTGCCCGGCGACGGCCTGGCGGGTTACCTGTTCCTGTCACCGTGGATCATCGGGATCGTCCTGCTGACCCTCGGGCCGATGGTGACCTCGCTGTACCTGTCGTTCACCGACTACGACCTGTTCAACAGCCCGAACTGGGTCGGGCTGGAGAACTACCAGCGGATGTTCACCGACGCGCGCTGGCTGCGATCGGTGCAGGTCACGGCGCTGTACGTGCTGCTGGCCGTGCCGATCAAGCTGGCCGCCGCGCTCGGGGTGGCGATCCTGCTCAACGGCAAGCGCGCGGGCCAGGGCTTCTACCGGGCGGCGTTCTACGGGCCGTCGCTGATCGGCGGCAGCGTCGGCGTCGCGATCGTGTGGAAGATGATGTTCAGCGACGACTCGGTGGTGGACCAGCTGCTGCTGCGGGTCGGCGTCGACACCGGCGGGTGGGCGGGCAACCCCGACTTCTCGCTGATGATGCTGGTGCTGCTGGCGACGTGGCAGCTCGGCGCGCCGATGGTGATCTTCCTGGCGGGCCTCAAGCAGGTGCCGCGCGAGCTGTACGAGGCGGCCGAGGTCGACGGCGCGGGCCGCGCGCGGCGGTTCTGGTCGATCACGCTGCCGATGATCTCGCCGGTGCTGTTCTTCAACCTGCTGCTGGAGACGATCAACGCGTTCCAGGTGTTCACGTCGGCGTACGTGGTCGGCGGTCCGAACGGGCAGCCGGCCGGGAGCACCCTGTTCTACACGATCTACCTGTTCGACCGGGGCTTCGGCGACTACCGGATGGGTTACGCGTCGGCGATGGCGTGGATGCTGCTGCTCGGCGTGGGCCTGGTGACGGTGTTCCTGTTCCGCACCGCGCGCGGGTGGGTCTTCTACTCCGGGGATTCGGGGGACCGGAAGTGA